In the Elusimicrobiota bacterium genome, CCATCATCCTGGGCATCGAAAACCATCGAACGGGAATGATCAAGGAAACATTTATGAAATCCCCCATCGCGATCCGAGGGCTGGCGGCCGCCGGGTTCACCCCGTATGACACGCCCCTCGCGGTGGCCTCCTCTCGCCAGGACCTAGCCCCTCTGGCGGTGGACGGAGATTCGGCAACCCGATGGGCGGCCGCGGAGCTCCCTGATCCCCAATTTATTGGCATCGATTTTGGGCAGCCGCGCTCCATCAATCGAGTGATCATGAAGTGGGAAGCCGCCTACGCCAAAGCCTATACCGTTCAGATCTCCAACGATCGACTTCAGTGGGCGGATATCGCTTCGGTTGAAAATGGGAACGGCGGCCAAGATGTGGTGGCGATTCCGACCTCCCACACACGTTTCGTCAGAATCCTTTGCCGCCAGCGCGGATCGCCCTATCCCTACTCCCTCTGGGAATTATCGGCTTTTTATGATCCCGGAGCCCCTCCGGAGGGAAAGGCCGGGGTGACGGCCACCGCCACGGTGACCGATTAACCTCCGCCCATCCGTCAGGGGGAGGTGTCCCTTTCGCGAACGTCACGGACAAAACGCTTTAGACCCAGGATCATGGCCTCGGCGCAATCGCATTGGAATTTTTCGGTTTTCAGTAACGCCTCTTCGTTGGGAAGAATCATGTAAGCGGATTCTGTTAAAACCGCGGGCATCTGGGTCGTTCGGGCCAAGGCCAGGTTCCCATAGTGCAAGCCGTCATCCCGAAGCTTTGCCCGCGATCGCCCCTGATGTTTCCCTCTCCCCCCAAAGAGATCCCCGTAGGCCTCGTGAATCTGATTCGCCAGACCAAAGCTGTGCGGTTGAAAATAATACACCCCGTATCCATTCCGATCAAAAGGATTGGCCCCTTCCGGGAGGGCGTTGTTGTGAACACTGATTAGGAGATCAGCCTTTGCCTTCCAGGCGCGTTGGGGTCGTTCGTAGAGGCCCACAGGCTCATTTCCCTTTCTCACCATAAAAACCTCAGCCCCCGCTCGTTTCAGTTTTTTCTCTAGACACAACGCAATGGCCCAGTTGGCGTCTTTTTCCAAAAACTCCGTTGGGCCAATGGAACCACGATCGGAGGAATGCCCCGCGTCGACCGCCACCATTAACCCCGCAAGCGACGATGGGTTTCGGGTGTTCGAAAGGGGGCGCCGGAGTTCTAAGACAAACCATCCGTTTTCATAACGAGCGTCGTACCCCCACCAACGGCCCGGGTGAAGATGAACCCGAAGACGATAGATATCGTTCTCCTCTTGAAACCACTCCACGCGTCGAACCGCCCCCCCCGCTCCGCCGTAATGAATCCAATCCGTATCGGACACCGCTCCGTAAAACAACACATCCAGAGCGGATAGGTCATCGCAGGCGCGAACTTCAAAGGGAACTTTCGTTCCGACAGCGGCGCGCACCAGGGTGTGACGACCACTCCGTTCCACAGACACCGACGAAACGACGGCCCGCGGAGCCCGTGCGCCGGGAGAAAGGTCGACAACGTCTTTTACCCCAATCCACGCCTCTCGCGTGGAAGTGAGCGCCACACGAAACTCTTCCCCCCGTCGGCCCGTGACCAAGAGGCGAGTCCCCATGGGAGGATAAAGGATATAACCGCTTTTTTCCCCTTTCACCACACCCGGCCCCGCACGAAGGACAGCGGGGTCCACAGAAACCTCCACCACCCATGGTGCCGGTCGATCGAAACGGGAAATCCGACCCGGCGCCAAGACCTTCCGCTTGTTCCTACCCTTTTTATCCACCATCGTGATTTTAATGGCATCGTTTTCGATCTTCCTCTCGT is a window encoding:
- a CDS encoding N-acetylmuramoyl-L-alanine amidase — encoded protein: MKRRLLLIVFFGCGAGLMSVRGEDGWVEEGDERESLSVSTEPEKGILPLKIVHPPEGRTLPAVKSSFVYGWADPLGKLTVNGFPVTTHAGGGWLTVIPYTPGAFTIQAELKLPTTTYVTLRRVVVAGEESSFPVPSSRALQPDENLLLQAGETVVVEALGPPGERAYFQWAGSRRKVPMEEIYSNGKGIYRGFFIVPSREEYERKIENDAIKITMVDKKGRNKRKVLAPGRISRFDRPAPWVVEVSVDPAVLRAGPGVVKGEKSGYILYPPMGTRLLVTGRRGEEFRVALTSTREAWIGVKDVVDLSPGARAPRAVVSSVSVERSGRHTLVRAAVGTKVPFEVRACDDLSALDVLFYGAVSDTDWIHYGGAGGAVRRVEWFQEENDIYRLRVHLHPGRWWGYDARYENGWFVLELRRPLSNTRNPSSLAGLMVAVDAGHSSDRGSIGPTEFLEKDANWAIALCLEKKLKRAGAEVFMVRKGNEPVGLYERPQRAWKAKADLLISVHNNALPEGANPFDRNGYGVYYFQPHSFGLANQIHEAYGDLFGGRGKHQGRSRAKLRDDGLHYGNLALARTTQMPAVLTESAYMILPNEEALLKTEKFQCDCAEAMILGLKRFVRDVRERDTSP